CCACAATGAATCCCTGTCTTCTGCCATCATAGGAATACTGGCGTACAGCAGCGATGGTGAGGCGCTGCAGTTTCGGGCCGATAACGAGCTAGATCCGGAAGAGGATGTGTACCAGCAAAGGGTTACAGTGATGCTGAGAGCTCATCCGTATCACAATCCACTGAGTGCGCCTCAACCCGCCTGGTGGGATGCGGATGAGCAGCGCTGGGAGACGAGCGTTTGCCAACAGCACTACCAGCATCGCACTCTGGTCATGTTCAGTTGCAGTCGCACCGGATACTATGGCCTGCTGCAGCGCAGCCAGTATTTGAATGATTTCCGTAGCGAGGAGTCGGGCGCACGTTTCCGACATCCACCGGCTGCTGTGTACGCCGGTTGCGGTCTACTCTTCGCCTGCTGCGCCTTCAATGCGGTGACCTTTGCTGTTTTCGGCCGAGCAGTGCGAATCAACAGAGTGCAGCGGCATGCTCTGGTCAACACCTGGTTGGCCCTGGGTGCACTGGCGCTGGCCTTCTCGTTGGGCATCTATCAAACGGCCAGTCAGCCGCAGTGCCGTCTATTGGGATTGCTGATGCACTATCTCGGACTGTGCGTACTACTGTGGGTTTGTGTCAGCCTGAGTAGCATGTACAAGCGATTGACCAAGACGACAACATCCGGTCAGGGACAATGTCCGGGTCAGGATATGGAACCGCAGCGGGAGCGAGAGCGAAAACCCATTCTCGGCATCTATCTGGTGGGCTGGGGCATTGCGCTGCTCATCTGCGGCATTAGCAGTGCTGTTAATCTGGCGGAGTACGCAACCTATGACTATTGTTTCCTGCACAGTTCCACCACACTGAATGCACTACTTGTGCCAGCCGTCATTCTTGTCATTTTCTGCGGCATTTTGGCATTGTGCATCTATTACCAGCTGAGTCAGCAGGCGGTGAATGTGTTGCAACTGCAAATGCAACATCAGCAGAATCGTCAGTATTCGGACAACAATACGCAGGCAACGGAGCACATCGATCTGGATTGGCTGGATGCGAATGGTAGTGCCACCACAGCGGCGATTGGAGGCGGCTCTGGCAATCATGGTGGTCGCAAGGAGCAGGATCACATGCAGGAGCAGTACAGCACGCTGAGCAATCCATTGAGCAGCATTGTAGACGATTTCGAACGCTCGAACTTATCGCATTTGCGTGGTCACTTCATTTTTCTGGTTCTGTATGCCGGCGCCTGGTTGTCCGCCGCTGCCTACGTGAATGGTGGTCAGGAGCTCTATGTGCTATCATTCGCCGGCTGCTGTtctgttttgggcattttccTGCTAATCTTCTACAACCTGAGCAGAAACGATGCGCGCCAAGCTTGGTCGCAGGGCAGAGATGGACGCAGCATACCCGCCAAACTGGTGACCTACAACAATGGCAGCCAGGCGAGGGGTGCACACCCATCGAGTATGATGCCTGGACCAGGAACGGCAATGATTAGCAACTCCATTGTGGCCTATAAGGCGAATCCGGGACCCGGCAGCTTGTACGAGGCCAACAATTCGGCGGGCTCGCGTTCGAATAGCCAGTGTTCGAGAAGCATGCGCAGCCAGACTAGGAGTCAAACGAGGAgtcagcaggagcagctgcttCAGGCCAACGGAGCAGGTGGCGTTACTATAATCAACAATACCAGCGGTCAGCCAGGAGCAGGCGGTGGTCCAGCGGCTGGCGGAGTTTCTGGCTCAACCGGTGGAGCACCGGTGCCACCGCACAGTCTGAACGCTCTGCTCCATGGCTCCAGTCACGATCTCATACCTTCGGCGGAGATCTTCTACAATCCCAACCAGATTAACGTGGCCCGAAAGTTCTTCAAGAAGCAGAAGCGCCTGGCCAAGCGGAACAACTTCGAGCTGCAGCGCCAGACAATGCCGCAGATGCAGCTCcagatgcaaatgcaaatgcagctcCACAGCCAGCACAGCCTGAGCGATGCCAGTTCGGAGCAGCTGTACAGTAGGCACCACAATGCGATGACAATGCTGGCCGGCGGCAGCAAGATAAATAACACCAATCTGCACTACAAGAATCAGGGCTCACCGATGGCTGGAGCTCCCAAGGAACACGGCAACATGGGTGCTATGAGTTCCGGCGGAGATTCCATGCAGTTTAAGCGCTTTGTGCCTGCCAGCGCCTCGTCGGCGTCGAAGATCATGCAGGCCAATATTTACACCAACATACCGGAGACATTGACACCACAGCATGAGGTGATCAAACTGAGAGCCAATGGACGCACTAGAACACCTTCCCTGCTGGATGAAACGCTGCACGAGCTGGACGACGACGaagaggatgaggaggaggaggagcatgGTCAGACGCCGGCGACGATGGAGGAACCGGAGCATGAACTGGAGGAGGAAGACGCCAGTTCACTTGACGAACATGCTCCATTGTATGCCAATACTCTGCCACCAGCTAGCGGGATGAGCAGCCTGTTTCGAAATCGAGGATCATCCCATCAACCCATGAGTTCCACGCCCGTCAAACAGCCCAGCTTGGAGGCCATGAATAGTTTGGGCTTGCCGGAAGTCAGCCTTGAAGAGCCGCTGCTGCAGAAGCATGAGATATACGTGTCCAACTCGCTGCAGGTTACCACCAGTAATAGCATTCAGTTGGACGATGACTTTCCCAGTGTCCTTATCCGCTTcagtcagcagcagcagtccaAGTCGCTGAATAATATCAGTGAGATGCTGgctggtggtggcggcggtggtgggAACGCGCCCGGATTGGATAGCCTTGGTGACCAGCAAGAGTCCAGCCAGTTGTCCGTCAACGAGGGCAGCACCCTGGAGGAGCAGCAGTTGCGCCAGATTTACTCCTGCTCCAGCAGCAATCTCAGTCAGCTGAAGGGGCATCATCCGACGGCTACGGTGGATACGGAGGACGATGGTCGCCTGCTTTCCGGCAGTCCGACGAACGAGAGCGATCTGAACTACCAAAACTCGGAGATAAGCATCCGAAGCCATGGACTGTATGCTCCCCAGGCGGACAACGATCTAAATCTAACACTAACCGATGATTTCCGCTGCTATCAATCCTCGAATGCCAGCGATGCAGATGTGGATGTGCTGAACGAGTTCGACGATGAGTTCGTGGCCGCCACGGGTGGCGAGAGGGTGGTAGGTGATGCCGAGCAGGATCCCCATCACGATCATGACCAGGACACCTCCATTGACGAGCTGTACGAGGCCATCAAATGCCGCAGTCCGTTGAGAAACAAGCAGGAGGCCGTCGAGCGCTtcgaaagagaaagagagcgcgATCGCGAgaaggagatggagatggaagCGAAGCCACTGAGCAATTCCCACAACGAAAATCTCAACGAGACGATAGAGGATGACAGCAGCCAGAGCAGCGTGATCTCGTACATCGATCCCAGGGCGGCCAACGAGCCACGCCCCTTTCCCAGCTAGCTCGGCTCACTCAGCCCAACCCTAGTTAGTTGTATATAgattatagatatatatatatatagatatacacAAGATGTATAACCTTACCATCCCGCAACAACCCCGCTTGGCCGGCAATCCAAAAGATTAAACGTGCCAGTCCCAAAGTATTTTAGTACCAAGATGTGTACCCAACCCACTGACCCTCGCcaatatgcatatgtatgtatatatatatatatatgtatatatatgggCAGTGGGCTTATATCTTAAGTTTCGCCCACTTAAAACCTAGCCAGCTAACTGAACTTGTAATTATAGTAAGGACTCCCTATTTATTATGACTAGTATTACTCCACAAAAGATCAACAAATCTCACACTCACCGGAGAAAACTTCATCCAACCAGATGGTCAATCGATCATTTATATCCACAATGTCATAGAAATCACCACACAAATCTCCACCCAAAAGTCCTACACTCATTTGATAAGTTTTAAATACTGATAAagcaaaatgcatttaaatgtaGGCTAAGTTTATAtttagttataaataaatgaaatgttcACTTAAAGTTAGCCCGGCGTTTCATTCCCAAATGATGcattttaagattttttttttaagaagaGATTACAAATGTTGCATTTATTTCGAGGACAGACAGTGAACACATTCAACAAACTACTTGTAAAGTAGATACAATTCATAATAGTAATTTTACCATATTAATACAATGATATCCGTTCAACATCGTCATGGATTGTGAGTGGAGGAGGAATGGCGATCATCTATCTGGACGTCGACGGCGATGATACTTTCCAACTCTGATTGAATTACACAACCTATAAAATAACAATGAGCTGGAAAGTAACAGCAGCGACGCCTCAGCGACAATCAGTTTGATTAGCGTCAAAGGTTTAATCTTAATTGTGTAACAATAACAAGAGATGGTGTGTATAAACTATAATAAGATAATACAATTTTGCTGATGCCTGGACAGAGCAGGGAATGCATGCAGTATCCTGCTCCTTGGGCCTGTTGTGCATGTTTCTCATGGCAATGCTTCTCACTCCGGTCGGTTGAACCTCTCGGCTCCCAGAGAGATTCACAAGCTCCGTATGGACTTCCAGCGTCGCAGCAACAAACACGACGAGGTCAGACCACTGGAATATTGGCTAAATTCACTAATATTTATGTTGCGTGTTGGAATGTCGATTTTCTCTTTTAAAGTCTGcccgaaagaaaaaaaaaaacaattagcATGGCGTCTAATTAGAACGATCGATGCTGACCTTGTAGGCTTCTGGAATTTCCGTTGGGGATCTGTGCACGATCGTTCCATTGATGTACAGCATATTGGCCGCACTCTCCTCGGGCAGAGTCAACTTCTGGTAGGTGCAGATGGCCTCGCGCTCCATCCGCTTGACGATCTCCTGGCAGGTGGGGCTACTGCTCACACACAGCACTTCCGGCCCCGCCATGGTCACATAGTACTTCAGCCTCTTGGTGCCGTTGACCTGATTTGTAATATATGCACATATTAATGGGCGGTGTACAAAGAAAGGGAAGCTTTAATAGACAATCTCAAAGATCTCTTCACAGATGTTTACTGAATTAGTGGATAATCTATAAAGCTTCCAATAGTTATATTATAACAATACCCGAATCGGCGTCACTGGATATTCGGGATAGGCCATGGCCACCGCCCGGGCTCCCTCCTCATTGGTGAAACTGGAGATGCCAACGAAGAATTCGCGACCTAATGCAATTAACACAATGAATTAATTATGATATCATGGTATCtctttaaatgaaatatataccCGTGAAAAGCACATCGCCACCATCGAGCTGAGCGTTCGGATCCTCGATCTCGATGACCGGAATGTCCAGCTCCTTTTTGAGAATAATGGCCATGCTCTCGGCCTCGAGTTGCCGCTTGGGATGCTCCGATCTTCCGATCAGGGCCACTCCGTTACAGATCACCGCACTGTTCTCGACAAATACGCCCTCGGGCAGCTGGTCATCCGGCGGCAGCTCGATCACATCGAGACCAATGGTCCTCAGGAGGGTGCAGTACTGCTCGTGCTGCTGCTTGGCCAGCTGTACGTCGAACTTTCCGTTCTCCAGCAGGGCATCCGAGATTCTACGGATTTAAAGCGGTTAACAATGGATCTGCTAATTGAGGCGCGAATACGAGAACGTCTGAGTGGATAAACGAGTGGGTAATGTACTTGTGTGCTAACTACTCCTTATAAGAAAGAAAGTTATTAATTCCTATTCTTAAGCATTTTGTTTAATGATTGTGGGAGAAACTATTGTAGAAGATGTGTCAAATAGATAAATTAATGCTTGGTAAACAGGAAACTGTATTTTTAAACGTATAACTTCAAAATTGGTATCCTCAGGCTTATAAGTTCTATTTTAGATATGTAGCTATAGAAAGATTTGAATAATCAGATAGATCCAAACTAGATAGTGTTAAAGACAGGATCCAGGAACTGGGCGGCTTGGAAGGTGCAGCCCCACCCACTGGCATGTGTACCCACGAACGTTTGGTTGGGTGACCTAATTCCGCGCCACTGGGGCACTCCCTCCTCCGGATGCGGCAATCCGTCGAATTGAGACGAATTTGGGCTCCACTCACCTGGCCACAATCGCATGTGTGTACTTGGGCGACATGGTCGGCGGATTGGCCACTGGGTGCTCGTCCTCGGCGGCGgaatgcagatgcagatgcggaTGCGAAGATGGGGATTCGGATTGGATTCAGTTGGGCACAGTGTGACCTCGCTGCGAATGCCCGTAAAGGCAATTCTTTCGACGCCCTGGTCACTCTGCCATTCACTGGAAATATTTACAAGTTTTTGAAACGATTTAGTAACGGAAAATtacactttttgttttctaaatgTAGTattacaaatcaaataaattaataattaaaaggACAAGCATATAACTGAACGAAATGCGAATTTTCTGTGCATTTTCATAAGAATTGACCCAAAAACATtagaaggaaaagaaaattgcgcTTACTGtgatataataatatattatatattatatattacgCTAACAAATAAGGTTTCAtaagcaaatattaaataaattattacaaattattgaaaatcaCGACTTGTGGTGAACAGTCACGACCAAAGCAGTGACCTTAAGAATTGCCCGCTCCAGCGTTATCGATAACACACCGATAACGACTGCTAACGCATACACATCGCCAATTTGGGCATTTTCTCGCAtgtaaattgcaaattgtgCTTGCATTTTTCGCGTTTTCCCGCGCACACAATCCTTCGGTAGCCGTAAAATTAATGCGCCCAATAGTAAAAGAGCAGTAGGCATGGACGAAGGTGAGTAAGAACATAGCATCCAATCCCCGCGAGCGTTTCATTGATGGCGGCGTCTTGTCTCGTGCAGATTATTCGGCGTCATCTTCGGCCGGCGGTGGCAAGAAGGCCGGCAAGCAGCACAACACGCTGCCCTTTTGGGGCAACGAATCCTCGATGAACCTGAATGCCCTGATCCTGGCCAACATCCAGAGCTCCAGCTACTTCAAAGGTGCAACCAAATCCACACGCGTGCTATTGCCAATCGTCACACTTACTAAcccgcctttttttttgtgtaccCCAAACAGTCCATTTGTTTAAACTGAAAACGTACCATGAAGTGGTCGACGAGATCTACTACCAGGTGAAGCATATGGAGCCCTGGGAGCGTGGATCCCGCAAAACGTCCGGACAAACGGGCATGTGCGGCGGTGTGAGTGGTTTATGAAATGTAGCGCTAATCGTTGGCGATGCTTTATGCAATGCATGAATGTATGCACTCATTTTCGTTATCCTATTCCTTTCTAGGTGCGAGGCGTTGGCGCCGGCGGCATTGTGTCAACGGCATATTGCCTGCTCTACAAGCTATACACGCTGCGGCTGACCCGGAAGCAGATCAACGGACTGCTCAATCATACAGACTCGGCCTACATCCGGGCACTAGGTAGGTGTTGGTAAGTCGCATGAGTTCAGCCGTCACATATGCCGTCGCTTGCTCCTGCTCCCCCAGCTCACcaaacgaaaccaaaccaCACCATACATCACCccaaatttgaaaaaaaaaaataagaaaaaagaaaataaaatacatgAAGCAGGGTGGGTCGATTTGGACGGTTGCAAACTATAAT
The DNA window shown above is from Drosophila melanogaster chromosome X and carries:
- the Remo gene encoding remoulade, giving the protein MPTATATSTAAEGGQAVQVQTHQDTELPQNPETGIATGQGTASSCPRKCSCRSTAENIHSLKIRCDEQQITNWRELDFGEDVTSIVSINASKNSIALITAEDFRNFTELKRLDLSFNLLTELDKDTFGDSLAHLEKLKLAGNAISHIYEGTFDQMPKLKLLDLSGNPLACDCGLIWLIAWSSSREVRLQPPPKCESPGNFRGMPLKKLRVGKDFHCETLLQPLLELIPSQNQVAFEGDELQLKCHAPRVAIGVPRESEDLPTKAYVFWGWSEKIRAKNSTEDIIYQDPTKVFGDVNLETRHSTDSGILQSILRIASLTQNHTGMWDCTLRSQQANLSQAIVLHVVAKGTLYCEARVVHTNKGTYHWPRTMRGETVLQECVEEPSDATQARRASHECGPSGEWLNLDTESCVYVSETTRILEQFAKVNLTLTKGQNALEIARRLHNFTQAQTQLNRIRDPMDLEYIARTLVKYLDQLEQPQQQQEISHLLMDIVSQLLNLPAHLFRAAQSEQGTGQRLLHVVESSAMRLALASTQAEPLPAEMIPWRGSLAQQRNLFVEFFNISLDAFVSLSCVWLEQSPRGFQCNSANDTIPMYEHGDIDAAIQLPYSVIGNSSTTLPATTTIRSLRLMISLHRNGKLLPNLRGSHNESLSSAIIGILAYSSDGEALQFRADNELDPEEDVYQQRVTVMLRAHPYHNPLSAPQPAWWDADEQRWETSVCQQHYQHRTLVMFSCSRTGYYGLLQRSQYLNDFRSEESGARFRHPPAAVYAGCGLLFACCAFNAVTFAVFGRAVRINRVQRHALVNTWLALGALALAFSLGIYQTASQPQCRLLGLLMHYLGLCVLLWVCVSLSSMYKRLTKTTTSGQGQCPGQDMEPQRERERKPILGIYLVGWGIALLICGISSAVNLAEYATYDYCFLHSSTTLNALLVPAVILVIFCGILALCIYYQLSQQAVNVLQLQMQHQQNRQYSDNNTQATEHIDLDWLDANGSATTAAIGGGSGNHGGRKEQDHMQEQYSTLSNPLSSIVDDFERSNLSHLRGHFIFLVLYAGAWLSAAAYVNGGQELYVLSFAGCCSVLGIFLLIFYNLSRNDARQAWSQGRDGRSIPAKLVTYNNGSQARGAHPSSMMPGPGTAMISNSIVAYKANPGPGSLYEANNSAGSRSNSQCSRSMRSQTRSQTRSQQEQLLQANGAGGVTIINNTSGQPGAGGGPAAGGVSGSTGGAPVPPHSLNALLHGSSHDLIPSAEIFYNPNQINVARKFFKKQKRLAKRNNFELQRQTMPQMQLQMQMQMQLHSQHSLSDASSEQLYSRHHNAMTMLAGGSKINNTNLHYKNQGSPMAGAPKEHGNMGAMSSGGDSMQFKRFVPASASSASKIMQANIYTNIPETLTPQHEVIKLRANGRTRTPSLLDETLHELDDDEEDEEEEEHGQTPATMEEPEHELEEEDASSLDEHAPLYANTLPPASGMSSLFRNRGSSHQPMSSTPVKQPSLEAMNSLGLPEVSLEEPLLQKHEIYVSNSLQVTTSNSIQLDDDFPSVLIRFSQQQQSKSLNNISEMLAGGGGGGGNAPGLDSLGDQQESSQLSVNEGSTLEEQQLRQIYSCSSSNLSQLKGHHPTATVDTEDDGRLLSGSPTNESDLNYQNSEISIRSHGLYAPQADNDLNLTLTDDFRCYQSSNASDADVDVLNEFDDEFVAATGGERVVGDAEQDPHHDHDQDTSIDELYEAIKCRSPLRNKQEAVERFERERERDREKEMEMEAKPLSNSHNENLNETIEDDSSQSSVISYIDPRAANEPRPFPS
- the CG1764 gene encoding uncharacterized protein, isoform A gives rise to the protein MSPKYTHAIVARISDALLENGKFDVQLAKQQHEQYCTLLRTIGLDVIELPPDDQLPEGVFVENSAVICNGVALIGRSEHPKRQLEAESMAIILKKELDIPVIEIEDPNAQLDGGDVLFTGREFFVGISSFTNEEGARAVAMAYPEYPVTPIRVNGTKRLKYYVTMAGPEVLCVSSSPTCQEIVKRMEREAICTYQKLTLPEESAANMLYINGTIVHRSPTEIPEAYKTLKEKIDIPTRNINISEFSQYSSGLTSSCLLLRRWKSIRSL
- the CG1622 gene encoding uncharacterized protein, isoform B, giving the protein MDEDYSASSSAGGGKKAGKQHNTLPFWGNESSMNLNALILANIQSSSYFKVHLFKLKTYHEVVDEIYYQVKHMEPWERGSRKTSGQTGMCGGVRGVGAGGIVSTAYCLLYKLYTLRLTRKQINGLLNHTDSAYIRALGFMYLRYTQPPGDLYDWYEDYLQDEEEIDVKAGGGQVSQLS
- the CG1622 gene encoding uncharacterized protein, isoform C, with product MDEDYSASSSAGGGKKAGKQHNTLPFWGNESSMNLNALILANIQSSSYFKVHLFKLKTYHEVVDEIYYQVKHMEPWERGSRKTSGQTGMCGGVRGVGAGGIVSTAYCLLYKLYTLRLTRKQINGLLNHTDSAYIRALGRCW